Proteins from one Setaria italica strain Yugu1 chromosome V, Setaria_italica_v2.0, whole genome shotgun sequence genomic window:
- the LOC106804351 gene encoding L10-interacting MYB domain-containing protein: MATSRANWDEETKKTFLNLCIAEKNQLNWSNKCLTKLGWQHIYRNFKQQTGLTLGSKQLQNKLSTMQRSFMNRRDLQVQSDLGRDRHTGGIAADSTFWATDEGETSVDAIQTSTAKPPPFLDKLYTLFGHTTQDRGTLLTAGGVREATPSMGIEDTASDMYLDPMAATSARNMSKRPTREEVVDSPPKKKSGSLED; encoded by the exons ATGGCTACCAGCCGTGCCAATTGGGATGAGGAGACAAAAAAAACATTCCTCAACCTCTGCATTGCTGAGAAGAACCAACTGAATTGGAGTAACAAGTGCCTAACTAAGTTGGGATGGCAACACATCTACCGCAACTTCAAACAACAGACTGGTCTGACTTTAggcagcaagcagctgcagaacaagctGAGCACCATGCAAAGGTCGTTCATGAATAGGAGGGACCTGCAAGTCCAATCAGACCTAGGCCGTGACAGACATACTGGTGGCATTGCAGCTGATTCCACTTTTTGGGCTACCGACGAAGGG GAAACTAGTGTTGATGCTATCCAGACAAGTACTGCTAAACCGCCACCGTTCCTTGACAAACTTTACACATTGTTCGGCCACACCACCCAAGATAGGGGGACCTTGCTAACTGCAGGAGGTGTCCGTGAGGCAACACCCAGTATGGGGATCGAGGACACTGCATCAGACATGTACCTAGACCCCATGGCTGCTACCAGTGCTCGTAATATGTCTAAAAGGCCAACCCGGGAGGAAGTTGTTGACAGTCCTCCGAAAAAGAAGAGTGGCAGCTTGGAGGACTAA